One window from the genome of Epinephelus fuscoguttatus linkage group LG3, E.fuscoguttatus.final_Chr_v1 encodes:
- the LOC125886492 gene encoding UPF0450 protein C17orf58 homolog translates to MAGIILFLLFLGFPLYMTEEHVVNELYTLIEKGQPSFVDPAPSNQSRLVVKEPSLPINELLEKTSKTGESKFTLHPLPSAVWPKHTDLAPIPRHHGPHNKSKKGPKSDRLVEHNSEKTRAEVAGLLPKTPLTGATAAVTNRTVQRTNQDAQSNISPPQQSEPEGHPNSRPRSPSHTQPQALPHQPAPSPRRDPPNRRLDPEENRPGKSSLYQSGIGAASRNNSRPPVLFNRRSSSLLYQLDILRREYDFTHDAFCMSECRKEKEEREYYCYSEFAVNGIVHDIDVVRKGIRLITLMVSSDGFYKMSRLYVTPDSFFFKVRLLVLDTYKCSKPCPDIKLGTRYIIMGQIYHRRRHLPSDLLNLLGGKLKPGDGLLRSNNYVKRFNKRRHQKALEATRSRCR, encoded by the exons ATGGCAGGGATTATTCTGTTTCTCTTGTTTTTGGGCTTTCCTCTTTACATGACAGAGGAGCATGTTGTCAACG AGCTGTACACCCTGATAGAAAAGGGCCAGCCCAGCTTTGTGGATCCAGCTCCGAGCAACCAGAGCCGGCTGGTGGTTAAAGAGCCCTCCCTGCCCATCAACGAGCTCCTGGAGAAGACCAGCAAGACCGGGGAGTCCAAATTCACACTCCATCCTCTACCCTCTGCTGTCTGGCCAAAGCACACCGACCTGGCCCCCATCCCCCGCCACCACGGCCCCCACAACAAGAGCAAAAAGGGCCCCAAGAGCGACCGACTGGTGGAGCACAACAGCGAGAAGACCAGAGCAGAAGTTGCTGGTCTGCTTCCCAAAACTCCCCTGACAGGAGCCACAGCTGCTGTCACCAACCGCACTGTGCAGAGAACCAACCAGGACGCCCAGTCCAACATCAGTCCTCCTCAGCAGAGTGAACCAGAGGGTCACCCCAACTCCAGACCCAGGAGTCCATCCCACACACAGCCTCAGGCTCTGCCGCACCAACCGGCCCCTTCCCCGCGCAGAGATCCCCCCAACCGACGGCTCGACCCAGAGGAGAACCGACCGGGGAAGTCCAGTCTCTATCAGTCAGGTATCGGTGCAGCGAGCAGGAACAACAGCCGCCCGCCTGTCCTCTTCAACCGGCGCTCCTCCAGCCTGCTCTACCAATTGGACATCCTGAGACGAG AGTACGACTTCACGCATGATGCCTTCTGCATGAGTGAGTgcaggaaggagaaggaggagagggagtATTACTGCTACAGTGAGTTTG CTGTCAATGGGATAGTTCATGACATAGATGTGGTGCGTAAAGGCATACGCCTCATTACACTGATGGTGAGCAGTGACGGCTTCTACAAGATGAGTCGTCTTTATGTGACCCCTGACAGCTTTTTCTTCAAAGTTCGCCTTCTGGTCCTGGACACCTACAAGTGCAGCAAGCCCTGCCCTGACATCAAGCTCG GGACCAGATACATTATAATGGGCCAGATCTACCACCGGCGGCGCCATCTTCCCAGCGACCTCCTGAACCTACTAGGGGGTAAACTGAAGCCTGGAGACGGCCTCCTGAGAAGCAACAACTACGTCAAGAGATTCAACAAACGGAGGCACCAGAAAGCCCTGGAGGCCACCCGCTCCAGGTGTAGGTGA